Proteins encoded within one genomic window of Apis mellifera strain DH4 linkage group LG1, Amel_HAv3.1, whole genome shotgun sequence:
- the LOC726172 gene encoding death-associated inhibitor of apoptosis 2, whose protein sequence is MTGIIKHRDFGNDSNLKTSTNAHLTSPLLITPHILNDEVDNIDYHFEAARLQSFENWPVSYIEPEKLAAAGFYYTGEGDKVRCFECQVEICQWVEGDIPMVDHQRWSARCRFIRKINCGNVPIGVDPNTIIPPRPRSRDVCGPYGLEYRLTSGPDNHNFSTELQLPSTAKLSRLGLTRPKGPLHPEYASYDARLNTFSTWPKSMPQTKEQLADAGFYYTGKGDQTICYHCGCGLKDWEPEDNPWEQHAKWFSKCYYLLTVKGQDYVNKITGQHVSPPSKEETIQMNLPSYITKIQPANIETERKEGTDSNPGSSSQDSGVKNIASNTESVKESAENLSNTKIQNSKPTDDARMCKICYNGELGVVFLPCGHMVACVKCAPGMISCAVCREPVTMTVRAFFS, encoded by the exons atgacTGGTATTATCAAGCACAGAGATTTTGGAAATGATTCAAACCTCAAAACTTCAACAAATGCACATTTAACATCACCACTTCTTATAACACCTCATATATTGAATGATGAAGtagataatattgattatcacTTTGAAGCAGCAAGACTtcaaagttttgaaaattggCCTGTATCATATATAGAACCTGAAAAACTTGCAGCTGCTGGATTTTATTACACAGGTGAAGGTGATAAAGTTAGATGCTTTGAATGTCAAGTTGAGATATGTCAATGGGTAGAAGGTGACATTCCAATGGTTGATCATCAGAGATGGTCAGCAAGATGTAgatttattcgtaaaataaattgtggTAATGTACCAATTGGGGTAGATCCTAACACTATTATCCCACCACGACCAAGAAGTAGAGATGTATGTGGTCCTTACGGTTTAGAATATCGACTTACATCTGGTCctgataatcataatttttcaactgaATTACAATTACCAAGCACTGCTAAACTTAGTCGTTTAGGTTTGACAAGGCCTAAGGGGCCTTTACATCCTGAATATGCTAGTTATGATGCTAGATTAAACACATTTTCAACATGGCCAAAATCTATGCCACAAACAAAAGAACAATTAGCAGATGCAGGTTTTTATTATACGGGAAAAGGTGATCAAACTATATGTTATCATTGTGGATGTGGTTTAAAAGATTGGGAACCAGAAGATAATCCTTGGGAACAACATGCAAAGTGGTTTTCTAAgtgctattatttattaacagttAAAGGACAAGATTATGTGAATAAAATAACAGGCCAACATGTATCTCCACCTtcaaaagaa GAAACAATACAAATGAATTTACCtagttatattacaaaaatacaaCCTGCAAATATAGAaacagaaaggaaagaaggcaCAGATAGCAATCCAGGATCAAGTTCTCAAGATAGTggtgtaaaaaatattgcaagcAATACAGAATCTGTAAAAGAAAGTgcagaaaatttatcaaatacaaaaatacaaaatagtaAACCTACAGATGATGCAAGAATgtgtaaaatttgttataatggAGAATTAGGAGTAGTATTTTTACCATGTGGACATATGGTTGCGTGTGTAAAATGTGCTCCTGGTATGATATCCTGTGCAGTATGCAGAGAACCTGTTACAATGACTGTACGAGCTTTTTTCTCATAG
- the LOC412918 gene encoding protein SON-like isoform X2 — protein MGDLFDIANLITTVGVDRIKIKPEPGLPEKSSNEILTELFSTFDAEEEIISLENTDQQVPNASVKVEKSLKSQIKKKKAKKKHKHKDKKHKKRSKRNSSESNSDLENIKKKKKHKKKTKRKHEDDSSKSSDSDEPKNKISKLSTCNNMKKKNYNKNNGSEQQNMNESENFEKLMIKKNSELENIFEKEPDSPQLPPISKKMQDESEEQLISKVLEKPKQGYQGKILIKDLKNSIVYNDTVREIEIKEKEKAARMEDGELSDSSTDNKTPTLSPSPIRCISLRSLTLSPTLENIENRILSPLKGEVTAKNDLRLILREKEKKRLEDVDKREGIEKSKLYMDNEYKEKTYNYNNKVTTSKNSKYNHNCHSQERKRSESHTYMNLRRSRSREKDKRRDKSKDRYNKSRSSDRRESSKCKERRRYRSRSDDRSKDKYIRGRSRSRERKERIEIDKKKLLEIARRNAINMIKQGTLPLVQQDKAIAAIQAGGKTVDELTDFCKSLSKSEALGELSSISSEEDGSESEKGFHHPFLLKGRPNSIIMNIKDAKQLPTKTFQEKTVESSNQLRLQFPVSSGQHHRKSENEWIPVTPKKSETKKQFISTSESIESFPIIPSTTSTVPVQSIVFSQPIATEAIDIGSIVSQRLAAMRKLRENPNDICAQNEMYRAQNEMKTWAESKQMPGQFTGSTGAKVLSPAELTSGYQAWARKLGYLALVCIHLRVCYRHITTSEKKQLQRRDVEFMIFWIN, from the exons ATGGGAGACCTATTtgatattgcaaatttaattacaactgTTGGTgttgatagaataaaaattaaaccggAACCTGGATTACCagaaaaatcttcaaatgaaatattaacagAATTGTTTAGCACATTTGATgctgaagaagaaataatatctttagaaAATACTGACCAACAAGTCCCAAATGCAAGCGTTAAAGTAGAAAAGTCTCTTAAgtctcaaattaaaaaaaaaaaagctaaaaagaaacataaacataaggataaaaaacataaaaaaagatcaaaacgAAATTCATCTGAGAGTAACAGTGATCttgaaa atattaaaaagaaaaaaaagcataaaaaGAAGACAAAACGGAAACATGAAGATGATTCAAGTAAGTCATCAGATTCAGATGAacccaaaaataaaatttcaaaacttaGTACATGtaacaatatgaaaaagaaaaattataataaaaataatggatcAGAACAACAAAACATGAATGAatcagaaaattttgaaaaattaatgattaaaaaaaattcagaattagaaaatatatttgaaaaggaaCCTGATAGTCCCCAATTACCACCCATTTCTAAGAAAATGCAGGATGAGTCTGAAGaacaattaatatctaaaGTTCTTG aaaaACCAAAGCAAGGATatcaaggaaaaatattaataaaagatcttAAAAATAGTATAGTTTATAATGATACAGttagagaaatagaaattaaagaaaaagaaaaagcagcAAGAATGGAAGATGGTGAATTATCTGACAGTAGTACAGATAATAAAACTCCGACATTAAGTCCTAGTCCAATTCGATGTATCTCTCTTAGATCATTGACTTTAAGTCCAACTTTggagaatatagaaaatagaatattaagtCCTTTAAAAGGTGAAGTAACagcaaaaaatgatttaagattaattttgagagaaaaagaaaaaaaaagattagaagaTGTGGATAAAAGAGAAGgaatagaaaaatcaaaattatatatggataatgaatacaaagaaaaaacatataattataataataaagttacaaCAAGCAAAAATagcaaatataatcataattgtcattcacaagaaagaaaaagatctgAATCTCatacatatatgaatttaCGTAGAAGTAGAAgcagagaaaaagataaacgaAGAGATAAAAGTAAAgacagatataataaaagtcgAAGTAGCGATCGACGAGAATCTTCGAAATGTAAGGAACGACGAAGATATAGAAGCCGCAGTGATGATAGAAGCAAGGATAAGTATATACGTGGGCGTAGTAGAAGTAGAGAACGAAa ggaacgaatagaaattgataaaaaaaaattattggaaatagcGAGAAGAAATGCAATAAACATGATTAAACAAGGAACATTACCATTAGTACAACAAGATAAAGCTATTGCTGCAATACAAGCTGGAGGAAAAACAGTAGATGAACTCACAg atttttgTAAATCATTATCAAAATCCGAAGCTTTAGGAGAACTTTCAAGTATTTCTTCAGAGGAAGATGGAAGTGAATCTGAGAAAGGTTTTCATCATCCCTTTTTACTTAAAGGACGAcctaattctattattatgaatattaaa gATGCAAAACAATTACCTACTAAGACATTCCAAGAAAAAACAGTAGAATCATCAAACCAATTACGTTTACAATTTCCTGTATCGAGTGGTCAGCATCATAGAAAAAgtg AAAATGAATGGATACCAGTTACTCCAAAGAAAtcagaaacaaaaaaacagTTCATATCAACTTCTGAATCAATCGAATCTTTTCCTATAATACCTTCAACTACTTCTACAGTTCCAGTGCAATCAATAGTTTTTTCTCAACCAATAGCAACAGag gcAATAGATATTGGTTCAATAGTATCTCAAAGATTAGCAGCAATgagaaaattaagagaaaatcCAAATGATATATGTGCTCAAAATGAAATGTATCGAGCACAAAATgag atgaaAACGTGGGCTGAAAGTAAACAAATGCCAGGTCAATTTACTGGGAGTACTGGAGCTAAAGTACTTTCACCTGCCGAGCTTACTTCAGGTTATCAAGCTTGGGCTCGTAAG ctgGGATATTTAGCATTAGTCTGCATCCACCTGAGGGTTTGTTACAGGCACATAACTACGTCAGAGAAGAAACAACTTCAGCGGCGTGATGtcgaatttatgattttttg GATCAATTAG
- the LOC412918 gene encoding protein SON-like isoform X4 codes for MGDLFDIANLITTVGVDRIKIKPEPGLPEKSSNEILTELFSTFDAEEEIISLENTDQQVPNASVKVEKSLKSQIKKKKAKKKHKHKDKKHKKRSKRNSSESNSDLENIKKKKKHKKKTKRKHEDDSSKSSDSDEPKNKISKLSTCNNMKKKNYNKNNGSEQQNMNESENFEKLMIKKNSELENIFEKEPDSPQLPPISKKMQDESEEQLISKVLEKPKQGYQGKILIKDLKNSIVYNDTVREIEIKEKEKAARMEDGELSDSSTDNKTPTLSPSPIRCISLRSLTLSPTLENIENRILSPLKGEVTAKNDLRLILREKEKKRLEDVDKREGIEKSKLYMDNEYKEKTYNYNNKVTTSKNSKYNHNCHSQERKRSESHTYMNLRRSRSREKDKRRDKSKDRYNKSRSSDRRESSKCKERRRYRSRSDDRSKDKYIRGRSRSRERKERIEIDKKKLLEIARRNAINMIKQGTLPLVQQDKAIAAIQAGGKTVDELTDFCKSLSKSEALGELSSISSEEDGSESEKGFHHPFLLKGRPNSIIMNIKDAKQLPTKTFQEKTVESSNQLRLQFPVSSGQHHRKSENEWIPVTPKKSETKKQFISTSESIESFPIIPSTTSTVPVQSIVFSQPIATEAIDIGSIVSQRLAAMRKLRENPNDICAQNEMYRAQNEMKTWAESKQMPGQFTGSTGAKVLSPAELTSGYQAWARKAHNYVREETTSAA; via the exons ATGGGAGACCTATTtgatattgcaaatttaattacaactgTTGGTgttgatagaataaaaattaaaccggAACCTGGATTACCagaaaaatcttcaaatgaaatattaacagAATTGTTTAGCACATTTGATgctgaagaagaaataatatctttagaaAATACTGACCAACAAGTCCCAAATGCAAGCGTTAAAGTAGAAAAGTCTCTTAAgtctcaaattaaaaaaaaaaaagctaaaaagaaacataaacataaggataaaaaacataaaaaaagatcaaaacgAAATTCATCTGAGAGTAACAGTGATCttgaaa atattaaaaagaaaaaaaagcataaaaaGAAGACAAAACGGAAACATGAAGATGATTCAAGTAAGTCATCAGATTCAGATGAacccaaaaataaaatttcaaaacttaGTACATGtaacaatatgaaaaagaaaaattataataaaaataatggatcAGAACAACAAAACATGAATGAatcagaaaattttgaaaaattaatgattaaaaaaaattcagaattagaaaatatatttgaaaaggaaCCTGATAGTCCCCAATTACCACCCATTTCTAAGAAAATGCAGGATGAGTCTGAAGaacaattaatatctaaaGTTCTTG aaaaACCAAAGCAAGGATatcaaggaaaaatattaataaaagatcttAAAAATAGTATAGTTTATAATGATACAGttagagaaatagaaattaaagaaaaagaaaaagcagcAAGAATGGAAGATGGTGAATTATCTGACAGTAGTACAGATAATAAAACTCCGACATTAAGTCCTAGTCCAATTCGATGTATCTCTCTTAGATCATTGACTTTAAGTCCAACTTTggagaatatagaaaatagaatattaagtCCTTTAAAAGGTGAAGTAACagcaaaaaatgatttaagattaattttgagagaaaaagaaaaaaaaagattagaagaTGTGGATAAAAGAGAAGgaatagaaaaatcaaaattatatatggataatgaatacaaagaaaaaacatataattataataataaagttacaaCAAGCAAAAATagcaaatataatcataattgtcattcacaagaaagaaaaagatctgAATCTCatacatatatgaatttaCGTAGAAGTAGAAgcagagaaaaagataaacgaAGAGATAAAAGTAAAgacagatataataaaagtcgAAGTAGCGATCGACGAGAATCTTCGAAATGTAAGGAACGACGAAGATATAGAAGCCGCAGTGATGATAGAAGCAAGGATAAGTATATACGTGGGCGTAGTAGAAGTAGAGAACGAAa ggaacgaatagaaattgataaaaaaaaattattggaaatagcGAGAAGAAATGCAATAAACATGATTAAACAAGGAACATTACCATTAGTACAACAAGATAAAGCTATTGCTGCAATACAAGCTGGAGGAAAAACAGTAGATGAACTCACAg atttttgTAAATCATTATCAAAATCCGAAGCTTTAGGAGAACTTTCAAGTATTTCTTCAGAGGAAGATGGAAGTGAATCTGAGAAAGGTTTTCATCATCCCTTTTTACTTAAAGGACGAcctaattctattattatgaatattaaa gATGCAAAACAATTACCTACTAAGACATTCCAAGAAAAAACAGTAGAATCATCAAACCAATTACGTTTACAATTTCCTGTATCGAGTGGTCAGCATCATAGAAAAAgtg AAAATGAATGGATACCAGTTACTCCAAAGAAAtcagaaacaaaaaaacagTTCATATCAACTTCTGAATCAATCGAATCTTTTCCTATAATACCTTCAACTACTTCTACAGTTCCAGTGCAATCAATAGTTTTTTCTCAACCAATAGCAACAGag gcAATAGATATTGGTTCAATAGTATCTCAAAGATTAGCAGCAATgagaaaattaagagaaaatcCAAATGATATATGTGCTCAAAATGAAATGTATCGAGCACAAAATgag atgaaAACGTGGGCTGAAAGTAAACAAATGCCAGGTCAATTTACTGGGAGTACTGGAGCTAAAGTACTTTCACCTGCCGAGCTTACTTCAGGTTATCAAGCTTGGGCTCGTAAG GCACATAACTACGTCAGAGAAGAAACAACTTCAGCGGCGTGA
- the LOC412918 gene encoding protein SON-like isoform X3 translates to MGDLFDIANLITTVGVDRIKIKPEPGLPEKSSNEILTELFSTFDAEEEIISLENTDQQVPNASVKVEKSLKSQIKKKKAKKKHKHKDKKHKKRSKRNSSESNSDLENIKKKKKHKKKTKRKHEDDSSKSSDSDEPKNKISKLSTCNNMKKKNYNKNNGSEQQNMNESENFEKLMIKKNSELENIFEKEPDSPQLPPISKKMQDESEEQLISKVLEKPKQGYQGKILIKDLKNSIVYNDTVREIEIKEKEKAARMEDGELSDSSTDNKTPTLSPSPIRCISLRSLTLSPTLENIENRILSPLKGEVTAKNDLRLILREKEKKRLEDVDKREGIEKSKLYMDNEYKEKTYNYNNKVTTSKNSKYNHNCHSQERKRSESHTYMNLRRSRSREKDKRRDKSKDRYNKSRSSDRRESSKCKERRRYRSRSDDRSKDKYIRGRSRSRERKERIEIDKKKLLEIARRNAINMIKQGTLPLVQQDKAIAAIQAGGKTVDELTDFCKSLSKSEALGELSSISSEEDGSESEKGFHHPFLLKGRPNSIIMNIKDAKQLPTKTFQEKTVESSNQLRLQFPVSSGQHHRKSENEWIPVTPKKSETKKQFISTSESIESFPIIPSTTSTVPVQSIVFSQPIATEAIDIGSIVSQRLAAMRKLRENPNDICAQNEMYRAQNEMKTWAESKQMPGQFTGSTGAKVLSPAELTSGYQAWARKLGYLALVCIHLRVCYRHITTSEKKQLQRRDVEFMIFW, encoded by the exons ATGGGAGACCTATTtgatattgcaaatttaattacaactgTTGGTgttgatagaataaaaattaaaccggAACCTGGATTACCagaaaaatcttcaaatgaaatattaacagAATTGTTTAGCACATTTGATgctgaagaagaaataatatctttagaaAATACTGACCAACAAGTCCCAAATGCAAGCGTTAAAGTAGAAAAGTCTCTTAAgtctcaaattaaaaaaaaaaaagctaaaaagaaacataaacataaggataaaaaacataaaaaaagatcaaaacgAAATTCATCTGAGAGTAACAGTGATCttgaaa atattaaaaagaaaaaaaagcataaaaaGAAGACAAAACGGAAACATGAAGATGATTCAAGTAAGTCATCAGATTCAGATGAacccaaaaataaaatttcaaaacttaGTACATGtaacaatatgaaaaagaaaaattataataaaaataatggatcAGAACAACAAAACATGAATGAatcagaaaattttgaaaaattaatgattaaaaaaaattcagaattagaaaatatatttgaaaaggaaCCTGATAGTCCCCAATTACCACCCATTTCTAAGAAAATGCAGGATGAGTCTGAAGaacaattaatatctaaaGTTCTTG aaaaACCAAAGCAAGGATatcaaggaaaaatattaataaaagatcttAAAAATAGTATAGTTTATAATGATACAGttagagaaatagaaattaaagaaaaagaaaaagcagcAAGAATGGAAGATGGTGAATTATCTGACAGTAGTACAGATAATAAAACTCCGACATTAAGTCCTAGTCCAATTCGATGTATCTCTCTTAGATCATTGACTTTAAGTCCAACTTTggagaatatagaaaatagaatattaagtCCTTTAAAAGGTGAAGTAACagcaaaaaatgatttaagattaattttgagagaaaaagaaaaaaaaagattagaagaTGTGGATAAAAGAGAAGgaatagaaaaatcaaaattatatatggataatgaatacaaagaaaaaacatataattataataataaagttacaaCAAGCAAAAATagcaaatataatcataattgtcattcacaagaaagaaaaagatctgAATCTCatacatatatgaatttaCGTAGAAGTAGAAgcagagaaaaagataaacgaAGAGATAAAAGTAAAgacagatataataaaagtcgAAGTAGCGATCGACGAGAATCTTCGAAATGTAAGGAACGACGAAGATATAGAAGCCGCAGTGATGATAGAAGCAAGGATAAGTATATACGTGGGCGTAGTAGAAGTAGAGAACGAAa ggaacgaatagaaattgataaaaaaaaattattggaaatagcGAGAAGAAATGCAATAAACATGATTAAACAAGGAACATTACCATTAGTACAACAAGATAAAGCTATTGCTGCAATACAAGCTGGAGGAAAAACAGTAGATGAACTCACAg atttttgTAAATCATTATCAAAATCCGAAGCTTTAGGAGAACTTTCAAGTATTTCTTCAGAGGAAGATGGAAGTGAATCTGAGAAAGGTTTTCATCATCCCTTTTTACTTAAAGGACGAcctaattctattattatgaatattaaa gATGCAAAACAATTACCTACTAAGACATTCCAAGAAAAAACAGTAGAATCATCAAACCAATTACGTTTACAATTTCCTGTATCGAGTGGTCAGCATCATAGAAAAAgtg AAAATGAATGGATACCAGTTACTCCAAAGAAAtcagaaacaaaaaaacagTTCATATCAACTTCTGAATCAATCGAATCTTTTCCTATAATACCTTCAACTACTTCTACAGTTCCAGTGCAATCAATAGTTTTTTCTCAACCAATAGCAACAGag gcAATAGATATTGGTTCAATAGTATCTCAAAGATTAGCAGCAATgagaaaattaagagaaaatcCAAATGATATATGTGCTCAAAATGAAATGTATCGAGCACAAAATgag atgaaAACGTGGGCTGAAAGTAAACAAATGCCAGGTCAATTTACTGGGAGTACTGGAGCTAAAGTACTTTCACCTGCCGAGCTTACTTCAGGTTATCAAGCTTGGGCTCGTAAG ctgGGATATTTAGCATTAGTCTGCATCCACCTGAGGGTTTGTTACAGGCACATAACTACGTCAGAGAAGAAACAACTTCAGCGGCGTGATGtcgaatttatgattttttggtaa
- the LOC412918 gene encoding protein SON-like isoform X1 yields MGDLFDIANLITTVGVDRIKIKPEPGLPEKSSNEILTELFSTFDAEEEIISLENTDQQVPNASVKVEKSLKSQIKKKKAKKKHKHKDKKHKKRSKRNSSESNSDLENIKKKKKHKKKTKRKHEDDSSKSSDSDEPKNKISKLSTCNNMKKKNYNKNNGSEQQNMNESENFEKLMIKKNSELENIFEKEPDSPQLPPISKKMQDESEEQLISKVLEKPKQGYQGKILIKDLKNSIVYNDTVREIEIKEKEKAARMEDGELSDSSTDNKTPTLSPSPIRCISLRSLTLSPTLENIENRILSPLKGEVTAKNDLRLILREKEKKRLEDVDKREGIEKSKLYMDNEYKEKTYNYNNKVTTSKNSKYNHNCHSQERKRSESHTYMNLRRSRSREKDKRRDKSKDRYNKSRSSDRRESSKCKERRRYRSRSDDRSKDKYIRGRSRSRERKERIEIDKKKLLEIARRNAINMIKQGTLPLVQQDKAIAAIQAGGKTVDELTDFCKSLSKSEALGELSSISSEEDGSESEKGFHHPFLLKGRPNSIIMNIKDAKQLPTKTFQEKTVESSNQLRLQFPVSSGQHHRKSENEWIPVTPKKSETKKQFISTSESIESFPIIPSTTSTVPVQSIVFSQPIATEAIDIGSIVSQRLAAMRKLRENPNDICAQNEMYRAQNEMKTWAESKQMPGQFTGSTGAKVLSPAELTSGYQAWARKDQLVSAQPVSGGMGMALLQKMGWRPGEGLGKNKEGTLEPLQLEVKLDKRGLVSEQDIGQKVGKTIKPLVPAIKTLEGKHPVSLLGEYCSKRKLGAPVYELCFECGPDHRKNFLFKVKVNGIEYKPSVASPNKKQAKAEAAQICLQTLGLLPETISTTK; encoded by the exons ATGGGAGACCTATTtgatattgcaaatttaattacaactgTTGGTgttgatagaataaaaattaaaccggAACCTGGATTACCagaaaaatcttcaaatgaaatattaacagAATTGTTTAGCACATTTGATgctgaagaagaaataatatctttagaaAATACTGACCAACAAGTCCCAAATGCAAGCGTTAAAGTAGAAAAGTCTCTTAAgtctcaaattaaaaaaaaaaaagctaaaaagaaacataaacataaggataaaaaacataaaaaaagatcaaaacgAAATTCATCTGAGAGTAACAGTGATCttgaaa atattaaaaagaaaaaaaagcataaaaaGAAGACAAAACGGAAACATGAAGATGATTCAAGTAAGTCATCAGATTCAGATGAacccaaaaataaaatttcaaaacttaGTACATGtaacaatatgaaaaagaaaaattataataaaaataatggatcAGAACAACAAAACATGAATGAatcagaaaattttgaaaaattaatgattaaaaaaaattcagaattagaaaatatatttgaaaaggaaCCTGATAGTCCCCAATTACCACCCATTTCTAAGAAAATGCAGGATGAGTCTGAAGaacaattaatatctaaaGTTCTTG aaaaACCAAAGCAAGGATatcaaggaaaaatattaataaaagatcttAAAAATAGTATAGTTTATAATGATACAGttagagaaatagaaattaaagaaaaagaaaaagcagcAAGAATGGAAGATGGTGAATTATCTGACAGTAGTACAGATAATAAAACTCCGACATTAAGTCCTAGTCCAATTCGATGTATCTCTCTTAGATCATTGACTTTAAGTCCAACTTTggagaatatagaaaatagaatattaagtCCTTTAAAAGGTGAAGTAACagcaaaaaatgatttaagattaattttgagagaaaaagaaaaaaaaagattagaagaTGTGGATAAAAGAGAAGgaatagaaaaatcaaaattatatatggataatgaatacaaagaaaaaacatataattataataataaagttacaaCAAGCAAAAATagcaaatataatcataattgtcattcacaagaaagaaaaagatctgAATCTCatacatatatgaatttaCGTAGAAGTAGAAgcagagaaaaagataaacgaAGAGATAAAAGTAAAgacagatataataaaagtcgAAGTAGCGATCGACGAGAATCTTCGAAATGTAAGGAACGACGAAGATATAGAAGCCGCAGTGATGATAGAAGCAAGGATAAGTATATACGTGGGCGTAGTAGAAGTAGAGAACGAAa ggaacgaatagaaattgataaaaaaaaattattggaaatagcGAGAAGAAATGCAATAAACATGATTAAACAAGGAACATTACCATTAGTACAACAAGATAAAGCTATTGCTGCAATACAAGCTGGAGGAAAAACAGTAGATGAACTCACAg atttttgTAAATCATTATCAAAATCCGAAGCTTTAGGAGAACTTTCAAGTATTTCTTCAGAGGAAGATGGAAGTGAATCTGAGAAAGGTTTTCATCATCCCTTTTTACTTAAAGGACGAcctaattctattattatgaatattaaa gATGCAAAACAATTACCTACTAAGACATTCCAAGAAAAAACAGTAGAATCATCAAACCAATTACGTTTACAATTTCCTGTATCGAGTGGTCAGCATCATAGAAAAAgtg AAAATGAATGGATACCAGTTACTCCAAAGAAAtcagaaacaaaaaaacagTTCATATCAACTTCTGAATCAATCGAATCTTTTCCTATAATACCTTCAACTACTTCTACAGTTCCAGTGCAATCAATAGTTTTTTCTCAACCAATAGCAACAGag gcAATAGATATTGGTTCAATAGTATCTCAAAGATTAGCAGCAATgagaaaattaagagaaaatcCAAATGATATATGTGCTCAAAATGAAATGTATCGAGCACAAAATgag atgaaAACGTGGGCTGAAAGTAAACAAATGCCAGGTCAATTTACTGGGAGTACTGGAGCTAAAGTACTTTCACCTGCCGAGCTTACTTCAGGTTATCAAGCTTGGGCTCGTAAG GATCAATTAGTATCAGCACAACCTGTTTCGGGTGGGATGGGTATGGCTTTACTGCAGAAGATGGGTTGGCGACCAGGGGAGGGTttgggaaaaaataaagaaggtaCTCTTGAGCCCTTGCAGCTTGAAGTAAAATTGGACAAACGAGGCCTTGTTTCAGAACAAGATATTGGACAAAAAGTAGGAAAAACAATAAAACCTCTAGTACCAGCAATCAAAACTTTAGaag GAAAACATCCAGTATCATTATTAGGTGAATATTGTTCAAAACGAAAACTTGGTGCACCAGTTTATGAATTATGTTTTGAATGTGGACCAGatcatagaaaaaatttcttgtttaaa GTTAAAGTAAATGGAATTGAATATAAACCAAGTGTTGCAAGCCCTAATAAAAAACAGGCTAAAGCAGAAGCTGCACAAATTTGTTTACAAACTTTAGGATTATTACCTGAAACTATATCTActacaaaataa